In one Silene latifolia isolate original U9 population chromosome 10, ASM4854445v1, whole genome shotgun sequence genomic region, the following are encoded:
- the LOC141606931 gene encoding uncharacterized protein LOC141606931 gives MQRIALFVIYLRMIALVEVMLFVNGGFRTWSKTSAFDKHVDNHVSAHNNAMKNFDIFNKQKSSIACCFEKFTNEAKSDYRIRLENSIEALRFICLQGLASRGHDESGKSLNQGNYLELVKIFTKRDKNTPRAPVLKTPGNFTLTSPDIQRDIISVFAKETTKKIIEELDGGFFGILADESADISYKEQMALCLRYVDKRGAVVERFLGIVHVGNTTSLTLKAAIQQLLLENSLTLSSVRGQGYDGASNMRGSINGLKSLIMNESPCAYYVHCFAHQLQLTLIAVAKKNVDCSELFYSLAILLNVIASSPKRKEIFRDKQAEHLEKALQMAIGDFCDGTELVKVEKLAHTMRTFDFVFIGQLMITILGITNELNLALQKKNQDIVNAMALVDVTKKNLQKIRDDGWDTHMEKVKSFCDKYDIFVPIMSDIYVAPGRYKRGRKEVDNDEHFRIDIFLCVIDQILHEINSRFDEVSKTLLVCMSCFSPNDQFSSFDVSKLLRLAHYYPSEFSKADLLHFEYQLKNYFEDIRHDERFWNLKNLNELSIKLVETKKHLIHSKVCLLLKLVLVLPVATASVERAFSAMTYIKNKLRNSMGDELLNDYLVTFIEKDIFCNLTDDEIINHYQNMRIK, from the exons ATGCAGCGTATTGCTttgtttgttatttatttaagAATGATAGCGCTTGTGGAGGTGATGCTTTTTGTTAATGGGGGATTTAGAACATGGAGTAAAACTAGTGCCTTTGATAAGCATGTTGATAATCATGTGAGCGCTCATAACAATGCTATGAAGAATTTTGATATATTCAACAAACAAAAGTCCTCTATAGCTTGTTGCTTTGAAAAGTTTACAAATGAAGCTAAAAGTGACTATCGCATTCGGTTAGAAAATTCAATTGAAGCATTGAGATTTATTTGTTTACAAGGATTGGCCTCTCGTGGTCATGATGAAAGTGGAAAATCATTGAACCAAGGAAATTATCTTGAACTTGTGAAAATATTTACCAAGCGTGACAAAAATACGCCTAGAGCTCCCGTATTAAAAACACCTGGAAATTTTACACTTACCTCCCCTGATATTCAAAGGGATATCATAAGTGTTTTTGCAAAAGAGACAACAAAAAAAATTATTGAAGAGTTAGATGGCGGCTTTTTTGGTATTCTTGCAGATGAGTCGGCTGATATATCATATAAAGAGCAAATGGCTCTTTGCTTGCGATATGTTGATAAAAGAGGAGCGGTTGTAGAGAGGTTCTTGGGTATTGTGCATGTGGGTAACACTACTTCTTTAACACTTaaagctgcaatacaacaactgCTTCTTGAGAATTCTCTTACTTTGTCGAGTGTTAGAGGTCAAGGTTACGATGGTGCTAGCAATATGCGGGGTTCTATTAACGGTCTTAAAAGTTTAATCATGAATGAGTCTCCATGTGCTTATTATGTTCATTGTTTTGCTCACCAACTTCAGCTAACTCTTATTGCGGTGGCTAAGAAAAATGTTGATTGTAGTGAACTTTTTTATTCACTTGCTATTTTACTAAATGTGATTGCATCTTCACCTAAACGTAAAGAAATATTTAGAGATAAACAAGCAGAACATCTTGAGAAAGCATTACAAATGG CCATTGGTGATTTTTGTGATGGTACTGAGCTAGTAAAGGTAGAGAAACTGGCACATACTATGCGAACATTTGATTTTGTTTTCATTGGACAATTGATGATTACTATTTTGGGTATTACTAATGAGTTGAACTTAGCTTTACAAAAGAAAAATCAAGATATTGTAAATGCTATGGCACTTGTTGATGTCACCAAAAAGAATTTGCAAAAGATAAGAGATGATGGTTGGGATACTCATATGGAAAAGGTGAAATCATTTTGTGATAAGTATGATATTTTTGTTCCTATCATGAGTGATATTTACGTGGCTCCGGGAAGGTACAAGCGTGGTAGAAAAGAAGTGGATAATGATGAGCACTTTCGGATTGATATTTTTCTCTGCGTGATAGATCAAATTTTGCACGAAATTAACAGCCGGTTTGATGAGGTAAGTAAGACATTACTTGTTTGTATGTCTTGTTTCAGTCCTAATGATCAATTTTCTTCATTTGATGTTAGCAAGTTGCTCCGTCTTGCTCACTATTATCCAAGTGAATTTTCAAAAGCTGATTTGTTACACTTTGAATATCAACTTAAAAATTACTTTGAAGATATCCGTCATGATGAAAGATTTTGGAATTTGAAGAATCTAAACGAGCTTTCTATCAAGCTTGTTGAGACCAAGAAACATTTGATACATTCGAAGGTCTGCTTGCTTCTTAAACTTGTATTAGTTCTTCCCGTGGCGACTGCAAGTGTTGAAAGAGCTTTTTCGGCGATGACATACATAAAGAATAAACTTCGCAATAGCATGGGAGATGAATTGTTGAATGATTATTTAGTTACTTTTATAGAAAAGGATATATTTTGTAATCTTACCGACGATGAAATTATAAATCATTATCAAAATATGAGAATTAAGTAA